In Oscarella lobularis chromosome 18, ooOscLobu1.1, whole genome shotgun sequence, the following proteins share a genomic window:
- the LOC136198164 gene encoding calcium-binding and coiled-coil domain-containing protein 2-like: MAQAYFVEVSKFYVNVSDVACQLKLPGNTEPGGRISIARVGWKSSSQYHTQVSLDESAQGRELVRIVIFPSAALRTDEHQYQFVYVDASGKARVASQPFAFAETSTDHSLSSYEVIDESRTTDASETKRFQAGSVEKTFEVEDLVKGNSPCGRLAIPAQNTDDATVEKTPNDDDDDDEKSLPPPEIHPTSSSSSNCSDDQDEEVDDIGSGSPFGGKCQGCGSCF; this comes from the coding sequence ATGGCCCAAGCTTACTTTGTAGAAGTATCAAAGTTCTACGTTAACGTCTCCGACGTGGCCTGCCAATTGAAACTCCCCGGAAACACAGAACCAGGAGGGCGAATCTCGATCGCACGCGTAGGCTGGAAATCGTCATCTCAGTACCACACTCAAGTATCTCTCGATGAAAGCGCACAAGGCCGCGAATTAGTGCGCATTGTCATCTTCCCCTCAGCCGCCCTACGAACAGACGAACATCAATATCAGTTCGTCTACGTTGACGCTTCAGGCAAAGCACGCGTGGCAAGCCAGCCGTTTGCCTTCGCGGAGACCTCGACCGACCACAGTCTGTCTTCGTACGAAGTAATTGACGAGAGTCGGACAACGGACGCTTCTGAAACCAAGCGGTTTCAGGCAGGGAGTGTCGAGAAAACTTTCGAAGTCGAAGACTTGGTGAAGGGAAATTCCCCATGCGGACGTCTGGCGATTCCGGCTCAAAATACCGATGATGCTACCGTGGAAAAGACTCCcaacgatgatgatgatgatgacgagaagAGTTTGCCACCACCTGAAATTCATCCTACGTCATCATCGAGTTCGAACTGTTCTGATGACCAAGATGAGGAAGTTGATGATATAGGAAGCGGCTCGCCTTTTGGAGGAAAATGCCAAGGATGTGGCTCGTGTTTCTGA